The Pygocentrus nattereri isolate fPygNat1 chromosome 1, fPygNat1.pri, whole genome shotgun sequence genome window below encodes:
- the cpsf6 gene encoding cleavage and polyadenylation specificity factor subunit 6 isoform X1 — MADGVDHIDIYADVEEEFNQEADYPVHEQIDLYDDVISPSANNGDAPEDRDYLDNLPAPGGSEGSKGPPSNVVYTYTGKRIALYIGNLTWWTTDEDLTEAIRSIGINDVLEIKFFENRANGQSKGFALVCVGSDASSRKLLDLLSKRELHGQNPIVTPCNKQSLSQFELQSRKSTQSGQMSGEGKAGPPGVGPRGGFPLGRGRGRFPGPAGPGGDRLPGPVGPGAPLPNFPGGMQGPPRPPPGPPGLPCPPGPPPPGQGLPPPLSGPPNRGDRPPPPVMFSGQFGQPPMGPMPPGPPPPGYGPPPGPPPPQQGPPPPGPFPPRPPGPIGPPLALAPPPHMRGPPPGGPPPAPHVNPAFFPPPGNNNMPSSDSRGPPPNDPYGRPPPYDRGDYGPGRDMDAARAPLSEAEFEEIMNRNRAISSSAISRAVSDASAADYGSAIETLVTAISLIKQSKVSADDRCKVLISSLQDCLHGIESKSYGSASSRRERSRERDHSRSREKSRRHKSRSRDRHEDYYRERSRERDRHRERDRDRERDRDREREYRHR, encoded by the exons ATGGCGGACGGTGTGGATCACATCGATATTTACGCGGATGTGGAGGAAGAGTTTAACCAG GAAGCAGATTACCCTGTGCATGAACAGATAGACCTGTATGATGATGTCATCTCGCCATCTGCCAATAACGGAGATGCTCCTGAGGACAGAGATTATCTGGACAACCTCCCAGCCCCAGGGGGCTCTGAGGGAAGCAAAGGGCCTCCATCAAATGTTGTCTACACTTACACAGGCAAAAGGATCGCACTTTACATCGGCAACCTCACCTGG TGGACCACAGATGAAGATCTAACAGAGGCCATTCGCTCCATAGGCATTAATGATGTGCTGGAGATCAAGTTTTTTGAGAACAGGGCTAACGGCCAGTCTAAAGG GTTTGCGCTGGTCTGTGTGGGTTCGGATGCCTCCTCCAGGAAGCTGCTGGACCTGCTATCTAAGCGAGAGCTGCATGGACAGAACCCAATTGTAACTCCCTGCAACAAACAGTCACTCAGCCAGTTTGAGCTGCAGTCACGAAAGA GTACTCAGTCAGGGCAGATGTCGGGAGAGGGTAAGGCCGGGCCTCCAGGTGTGGGGCCCCGTGGTGGCTTCCCCCTGGGCAGGGGTCGAGGGCGTTTTCCAGGTCCTGCGGGCCCTGGCGGGGACCGGTTACCTGGACCTGTTGGACCTGGAGCACCCCTGCCAAACTTTCCAG GAGGTATGCAAGGCCCCCCTCGACCACCACCTGGACCGCCAGGTCTGCCATGCCCCCCTGGTCCCCCACCCCCTGGTCAAGGTCTTCCCCCGCCCCTCTCCGGCCCTCCCAACAGAGGCGACCGCCCTCCTCCGCCTGTCATGTTCTCTGGTCAGTTTGGTCAACCCCCAATGGGTCCCATGCCCCCTGGCCCACCTCCACCAGGCTATGGTCCTCCTCCAGGTCCACCCCCACCACAACAAGGCCCACCCCCTCCTGGCCCATTCCCTCCCCGCCCACCTGGTCCTATTGGTCCACCTCTGGCATTGGCCCCTCCCCCTCATATGCGCGGCCCTCCTCCTGGTGGCCCACCCCCAGCCCCCCATGTCAACCCTGCCTTCTTCCCTCCACCGGGGAACAATAACATGCCCTCATCAGACAGCAGAGGCCCGCCTCCAAATGACCCGTACGGACGCCCGCCTCCATATGACAGAGGAGATTACGGCCCCGGCAG GGATATGGATGCAGCTCGGGCCCCACTGAGTGAGGCAGAGTTTGAGGAGATAATGAACCGGAACAGAGCAATTTCCAGCAGTGCTATATCAAGGGCTGTTTCAGATGCCAGTGCAG CGGATTACGGCAGTGCTATTGAAACTCTGGTGACTGCCATTTCATTAATCAAGCAGTCGAAAGTGTCAGCTGATGACCGCTGCAAAGTTCTCATCAGCTCCCTGCAAGACTGCCTGCATGGCATTGAGTCCAAATCCTACGGCTCTGCTTCCAG caGACGAGAGCGTTCCCGGGAGAGAGACCACAGCCGTTCTCGTGAGAAAAGCCGCCGTCACAAGTCTCGCAGCCGTGATCGGCACGAGGACTATTACCGCGAGCGCAGCCGTGAGCGTGACCGCCACCGTGAGAGAGACCGTGATCGCGAGAGAGACcgcgacagagagagggaatacCGCCACCGTTAA
- the cpsf6 gene encoding cleavage and polyadenylation specificity factor subunit 6 isoform X2 produces MADGVDHIDIYADVEEEFNQEADYPVHEQIDLYDDVISPSANNGDAPEDRDYLDNLPAPGGSEGSKGPPSNVVYTYTGKRIALYIGNLTWWTTDEDLTEAIRSIGINDVLEIKFFENRANGQSKGFALVCVGSDASSRKLLDLLSKRELHGQNPIVTPCNKQSLSQFELQSRKSTQSGQMSGEGKAGPPGVGPRGGFPLGRGRGRFPGPAGPGGDRLPGPVGPGAPLPNFPGGMQGPPRPPPGPPGLPCPPGPPPPGQGLPPPLSGPPNRGDRPPPPVMFSGQFGQPPMGPMPPGPPPPGYGPPPGPPPPQQGPPPPGPFPPRPPGPIGPPLALAPPPHMRGPPPGGPPPAPHVNPAFFPPPGNNNMPSSDSRGPPPNDPYGRPPPYDRGDYGPGRDMDAARAPLSEAEFEEIMNRNRAISSSAISRAVSDASAADYGSAIETLVTAISLIKQSKVSADDRCKVLISSLQDCLHGIESKSYGSASRRERSRERDHSRSREKSRRHKSRSRDRHEDYYRERSRERDRHRERDRDRERDRDREREYRHR; encoded by the exons ATGGCGGACGGTGTGGATCACATCGATATTTACGCGGATGTGGAGGAAGAGTTTAACCAG GAAGCAGATTACCCTGTGCATGAACAGATAGACCTGTATGATGATGTCATCTCGCCATCTGCCAATAACGGAGATGCTCCTGAGGACAGAGATTATCTGGACAACCTCCCAGCCCCAGGGGGCTCTGAGGGAAGCAAAGGGCCTCCATCAAATGTTGTCTACACTTACACAGGCAAAAGGATCGCACTTTACATCGGCAACCTCACCTGG TGGACCACAGATGAAGATCTAACAGAGGCCATTCGCTCCATAGGCATTAATGATGTGCTGGAGATCAAGTTTTTTGAGAACAGGGCTAACGGCCAGTCTAAAGG GTTTGCGCTGGTCTGTGTGGGTTCGGATGCCTCCTCCAGGAAGCTGCTGGACCTGCTATCTAAGCGAGAGCTGCATGGACAGAACCCAATTGTAACTCCCTGCAACAAACAGTCACTCAGCCAGTTTGAGCTGCAGTCACGAAAGA GTACTCAGTCAGGGCAGATGTCGGGAGAGGGTAAGGCCGGGCCTCCAGGTGTGGGGCCCCGTGGTGGCTTCCCCCTGGGCAGGGGTCGAGGGCGTTTTCCAGGTCCTGCGGGCCCTGGCGGGGACCGGTTACCTGGACCTGTTGGACCTGGAGCACCCCTGCCAAACTTTCCAG GAGGTATGCAAGGCCCCCCTCGACCACCACCTGGACCGCCAGGTCTGCCATGCCCCCCTGGTCCCCCACCCCCTGGTCAAGGTCTTCCCCCGCCCCTCTCCGGCCCTCCCAACAGAGGCGACCGCCCTCCTCCGCCTGTCATGTTCTCTGGTCAGTTTGGTCAACCCCCAATGGGTCCCATGCCCCCTGGCCCACCTCCACCAGGCTATGGTCCTCCTCCAGGTCCACCCCCACCACAACAAGGCCCACCCCCTCCTGGCCCATTCCCTCCCCGCCCACCTGGTCCTATTGGTCCACCTCTGGCATTGGCCCCTCCCCCTCATATGCGCGGCCCTCCTCCTGGTGGCCCACCCCCAGCCCCCCATGTCAACCCTGCCTTCTTCCCTCCACCGGGGAACAATAACATGCCCTCATCAGACAGCAGAGGCCCGCCTCCAAATGACCCGTACGGACGCCCGCCTCCATATGACAGAGGAGATTACGGCCCCGGCAG GGATATGGATGCAGCTCGGGCCCCACTGAGTGAGGCAGAGTTTGAGGAGATAATGAACCGGAACAGAGCAATTTCCAGCAGTGCTATATCAAGGGCTGTTTCAGATGCCAGTGCAG CGGATTACGGCAGTGCTATTGAAACTCTGGTGACTGCCATTTCATTAATCAAGCAGTCGAAAGTGTCAGCTGATGACCGCTGCAAAGTTCTCATCAGCTCCCTGCAAGACTGCCTGCATGGCATTGAGTCCAAATCCTACGGCTCTGCTTCCAG ACGAGAGCGTTCCCGGGAGAGAGACCACAGCCGTTCTCGTGAGAAAAGCCGCCGTCACAAGTCTCGCAGCCGTGATCGGCACGAGGACTATTACCGCGAGCGCAGCCGTGAGCGTGACCGCCACCGTGAGAGAGACCGTGATCGCGAGAGAGACcgcgacagagagagggaatacCGCCACCGTTAA
- the yeats4 gene encoding YEATS domain-containing protein 4 — translation MFKRMAEFGPDSGGRVKGVTIVKPIVFGNIARYFGKKREEDGHTHQWTVYVKPYRNEDMSAYVKKIQFKLHESYGNPLRVVTKPPYEITETGWGEFEIIIKIFFIDPNERPVTLYHLLKLFQSDSSAMPKKTVVSEFYDEMIFQDPTAMMQQLLNTTRQLTLGAYKHETEFAELEVRTREKLEAAKKKTSMEITELKEKLKASRENINFLKEEIRKLEEEDQIKEH, via the exons ATGTTTAAGAGGATGGCTGAGTTTGGTCCAGATTCAGGAGGACGTGTGAAG GGAGTGACGATCGTGAAGCCCATTGTGTTTGGAAACATTGCCCGGTATTTTGgtaagaagagagaagaggatgGTCATACTCACCAGTGGACGGTCTATGTGAAACCTTATAGGAATGAG GACATGTCTGCTTATGTCAAGAAGATCCAGTTCAAACTTCACGAGAGTTATGGAAATCCATTAAGAG TGGTCACCAAACCGCCGTATGAGATAACCGAGACTGGCTGGGGAGAGTTTGAGATCATTATAAAAATCTTCTTTATTGACCCAAATGAGAGGCCG GTCACCCTGTATCACTTGCTGAAGCTGTTCCAGTCAGACTCTAGTGCCATGCCCAAGAAGACAGTTGTCTCTGAGTTTTATGATGAGATG ATTTTCCAGGATCCCACAGCAATGATGCAGCAGCTCCTGAACACCACCAGGCAACTCACACTGGGGGCCTACAAACACGAGACGGAGT ttgCGGAGCTAGAGGTGCGGACGCGAGAGAAGCTGGAAGCAGCGAAGAAGAAAACAAGCATGGAGATTACGGAGCTGAAGGAGAAGCTAAAAGCGTCCAGAGAAAACATCAACTTCTTGAAAGAAGAGATACGCAAATTAGAGGAGGAAGACCAGATTAAGGAACACTGA